CCAGACAACTACACACATTTATCCACACAGATTCACTCATTCAAATTGTGAAAATCTGTGTTTGAGTACACATAATAAATGACCATGcgcatcacacaaacatttttcctccATGGGAATCGATCCCACGACCCTCGGTATACCAGTCAGGACCACTAATCACGGGACCAACAGCCAGtctattactattattaaaaaagtctgCGTTAATATGACTGCGTTAATTTCAGCGActcaaatagtttttaaaaaattACCTTGATTTGATTTTTCTGTAGCGTTCCCAAAATGATGACGATAGGCAAAATTTTTTGAAGAAACAGTTTTTGCTGTCTGATTCTTGGCCATACAATGACTCCTTGATGATGGTGTCCTATCAACTGCTTCACAAAAATACACgactaacaataataataacaaattataattcattattacAAATCGATATTAActgcttataatattaattgttgaaATACCGATACGGACTCGAGAAAAACAAAGATGTTTTCTCTATTTATTGCTAATAAAcacttgtacaaatatttaaagcagGTTGATTGAACCTCTGACATTAATAATTCGTTTATATAACGGTTCATTTGAcctgaatttataattttgttaccCACTAGAATTACGTAATACAAAATTATGAGGTTTTTAACCGATTTCAAAGACAAGAACTTCGTACTCTTAAAACCGATTCTATTGATTCTTCATTCATGTACAGTTTAAATTTGACGacggtattaaaaaaaatgttttataacaatttgtCTCCATCCGTGCCAATATTGTTCTTATGTATGATGCCAGACCGTCCATCCGTCAATCGGTATGTAACACTCATCCACTAcagccatttaaaaaaaaaatgcgtgtaGAATGATGGGGGGGGGGGCGTAACTGATACTAAAAGTGGGGAAGTCTACTTCATGCTGCGATAATCGACATTCTGGTATCCAAACCCACGGGCAAAGGTTTCTTCATGAAATCCAAAGTTTCTCCAAACGGTTCTCCATGAACTAAAAGTTTTCATAACCTAGGGCTGTCAGTAGTTTGCATTTCGGGTTACGGATCGGACCCTTATCGGgagtatacaaatatttgcagcCCTAAGCATGTTTGTTTGCGGCCAGTTATTTGTGTGTATTAGATTTATGCTGGCGGAGATAATAAAGCAATAATGTCGAGACCGTTACATAATAGACGATACGTGGCCCTTAACATTGATTTGTGCACATACCCTACAACTCCCAACTTAAGGGTTCCTTGCGTATCCTTGTCAATAGTTCAGAAGGAGAAACGATGTCTTCTCCTGTTGTTAggttagtttaaaatttatggAGTTCAGGATCTTTGTACCTACTCATTTATACATAGATAAAGTTTCAGCGGACTGTGactgcttttgttattttcttccAAGTTTTGGCAATTAAGAGGTTGGATACATGCCGTGATTATAATGATAACATAGTACAGGTTAGTGACTGGAAAACTGTAAATGAAAAAGATTGTGATAGAGCGAAATGATATGCTCTAGTGCAGGCTTTCACCTTGTATATGATATGTCCTAgttattactaatattttaaacgcgaaagtttgtatagatatgtggatgtttgttcttctttcacgcaaaaatgaatggatttagacgaaacttggtacacagatagtttataattagtttataataatatctgagattaacacataggatagattttacactttatttatttatttgttaaaaataaattattttaattccaacAGATTACTGTGACATcagatttgatttttatttgccCTTTGATTGCCATGACCCAAATATCTTGACACACATCATTCAAAATCTATAGACACTAAATATCCTGTTACGAAATAAGACCAAACCagtgtcaaaatattattgttgcgAAATCAGACCACGTACCtactttaattcaaattattattatgagacGGAGATCAAAGTGGATGGTATATGTGTTCCAGATGCCGCACGCTGCGTACTCCAGGGAATATCCTGGTGGCGAACCTGGCGCTTAGCGACTTCCTGATGCTCGCCAAGACTCCGATATTCATCTTCAACTCGTTTAATTTGGGACCAGCTTTGGGGAAAACTGGTGAGGACGATtcttgttatgtttttttaaatttatagacaCCCTTAACCACTATGTCCTATAAATAAGAACATAAACCTACTGGAAAAAAGAATTGTAATAAAGTATACAGTTAGTTATGtttataaagtataataaagtatataggagctcgtggctaagctataaccgcataagtgatacgatcacaggttaagctatgcttgacgcggttggtctgtagatgggtgaccatctttgtcataacgagttcctccgtgtttcggaaggcatgttaaattgtgggtcccggctgttattcctacatctttgacagtcgttacaggtagtcagaagcttgaaaaagtctgacagccagtctaaccaaggcgtatcgtgttgcccaggtaactgggttaagaaggtcagataggccgtcgctccttgtaaaacactggtacttagctgaaaccggttggactggtagccgaccccaacatagttgggaaaaggctaggccaatgatgagttAGTTATGTTTGAGGAATAAGAGGAATGAAGAATGCTAGCTGAAtggtataaaaaattaaaagattctTGTCTTGCTGTCGAAAAACtattcatttaaaagaaaagaagttaattttaaatgaaagatgTCTAAAATGCATACAGGGAAACTAAAAagtcttattattttttccagGCTGTGTGATCTACGGGTTCGTGGGAGGATTGACCGGTACAACATCTATCGCCACATTATCAGCTATCGCACTAGACAGATATTGGGCAGTAGTACGACCACTGGAACCTTTGCGAGCACTGACAGCAATACGAGCTCGTTTGCTAGCCATCGGTGCCTGGCTTTACGCGTGTCTCTTTGCCATAATCCCAGCTCTAAACATAGGCTACGGCCGCTATGTTCCTGAGGGCTACCTAACCAGTTGCAGCTTCGATTATCTCACAGAAGACTTCTCGCCACGTTGTTTCATCTTCGTATTCTTCTGCGCAGCGTGGCTCGCCCCCTTCTGTACCATATCCTTCTGTTATATCAGCATCTTCCGCGTCGTGGTCTGCAACAGAAACATGACATACAACAATCAAGAACAAAGAGTTTCATCAAGACATGTGAAGGAGCGAACGAAGCGTAAAGCGGAGATCAAATTAGCGTTCCTTGTCATGGCTGTTATTGCACTTTTTTTCATATCATGGACCCCGTACGCTGTCGTCGCGTTATTGGGAATAACGGgcaaaaaacatttaatcacTCCAATAACTTCGATGATTCCTGCACTATTTTGTAAGACGGCC
This region of Trichoplusia ni isolate ovarian cell line Hi5 chromosome 14, tn1, whole genome shotgun sequence genomic DNA includes:
- the LOC113500589 gene encoding opsin, ultraviolet-sensitive-like; protein product: MYLRCRTLRTPGNILVANLALSDFLMLAKTPIFIFNSFNLGPALGKTGCVIYGFVGGLTGTTSIATLSAIALDRYWAVVRPLEPLRALTAIRARLLAIGAWLYACLFAIIPALNIGYGRYVPEGYLTSCSFDYLTEDFSPRCFIFVFFCAAWLAPFCTISFCYISIFRVVVCNRNMTYNNQEQRVSSRHVKERTKRKAEIKLAFLVMAVIALFFISWTPYAVVALLGITGKKHLITPITSMIPALFCKTAACINPFIYIITHPKFRKEFKKMLFRDKSRRMSGTLRTIGYTTDTTKIHRPSKDLSDTDVEVVEMKDIPYQTEKVDVKVKTISSKIAERQDSQTSISMKSLEETIVTPPSWYTKPQFAKKRSFHRHSTRSVVSQNTDPTA